Within Deltaproteobacteria bacterium, the genomic segment GGCCCCAGACATAGGCCCAGTGGGCGGAGCTGGACTCGTCCTGCCCGAACAGGTCGTAGGCGGTGGAGATCCACTTGTTGAAGTACTTCTGGATGATGGGCATGGGGATCTTGCCGGCTTTGACGATGCGCATCAGGCCGATGTTGCCCTGGGCCAGGTGGTAGGCTTCTTCCTTCAGCATGGGCAACGTGCTGCGGCCTAGCGGCGCGAAGGCGCTCCGGCTCAGCATGTTCAACTGGTACTTGCCGTCGCGGTCGATGAAGCTCGTGTAGACGAAGAAGTCGAGCCAGTTGCGCACGGGCTGGTTGAAGGAATCCAGCAGGCGCGAACCCTCGGACGCGCGCCGCTCCAGCAGCCGCTGGGACTGGCGCTTGCCGGACTCGCCGAACTGGGTCACCAGCACGTAGGCCATCTGCCAGCCGTGGCGCATCTCCTCGCGGTTGATACGGATCAGGTTCTTCAGGTCCACGTCGGTGGGCGCGCGCTCGATGAGGTTGGTCTGCTGCTCCACCGAGGCGAACTCGGTGTCGCCCTGGAACTCGATCAGGTGCGCCAGCGCGTCCTGGATGCGCTGGTCGGGGATGTCCGTGACCTTCTCCCACTTGGGCCGGCCGGCGTACTCGCCGAACTCGATCTCGT encodes:
- a CDS encoding phenylacetate-CoA oxygenase subunit PaaI, producing MLIKKERIDTFDDWVDAFHQWHDDIGYPMELIGGDYTFETKLDDVESNEIEFGEYAGRPKWEKVTDIPDQRIQDALAHLIEFQGDTEFASVEQQTNLIERAPTDVDLKNLIRINREEMRHGWQMAYVLVTQFGESGKRQSQRLLERRASEGSRLLDSFNQPVRNWLDFFVYTSFIDRDGKYQLNMLSRSAFAPLGRSTLPMLKEEAYHLAQGNIGLMRIVKAGKIPMPIIQKYFNKWISTAYDLFGQDESSSAHWAYVWGLKGRYDEHLYDEPADMDRLNELSRTTFFKEVQALVDALNHNIADDQPPLTIPSDKFRRYIGNYAGQPYSVDGELLSDEDYAKHLEEVMPSDADDELVIGMEKEGGWILDPR